Proteins co-encoded in one Candidatus Bathyarchaeota archaeon genomic window:
- a CDS encoding Hsp20/alpha crystallin family protein: MVRDLSFENWWARWFRRRRWPFFRSWFFEDIDEMFREMMEEIEREFEEFSKNVPKELVRERTLPDGTKVKEWGPFVYGYVMTVGPDGKPKVREFGNVRLGVEAGRPRVSISERREPLVDVMSTDGEVKVIAELPGVEKKDIQLFGTEDSLTISVDTPERKYYKEIQLPAKVDPKKAKSSYKNGVLEVALPKKGEKPKPKGEPIKIE, translated from the coding sequence ATGGTGAGAGACTTGTCGTTTGAAAATTGGTGGGCCAGATGGTTTAGAAGAAGGCGATGGCCCTTCTTCAGAAGCTGGTTTTTCGAAGATATCGACGAGATGTTTAGGGAGATGATGGAGGAGATCGAGCGGGAGTTCGAGGAGTTCTCTAAAAACGTCCCGAAGGAGCTAGTGCGAGAACGCACGCTTCCAGATGGAACTAAGGTAAAAGAGTGGGGGCCGTTCGTTTACGGCTACGTCATGACGGTGGGGCCAGATGGAAAACCAAAGGTCAGAGAGTTCGGTAACGTTAGGCTCGGCGTCGAGGCTGGGAGGCCAAGGGTGAGCATAAGCGAGCGCAGGGAGCCCCTAGTTGATGTCATGTCTACAGATGGAGAAGTTAAAGTAATAGCTGAGCTTCCGGGTGTGGAGAAGAAGGATATTCAACTCTTCGGAACCGAGGATAGTTTAACCATATCCGTCGACACCCCGGAGCGTAAGTACTATAAGGAAATCCAGCTTCCGGCTAAGGTAGACCCGAAGAAGGCTAAATCCTCCTACAAGAACGGAGTACTAGAAGTGGCGCTCCCTAAGAAGGGGGAGAAGCCAAAGCCTAAAGGTGAGCCTATAAAAATCGAGTAG
- a CDS encoding Gfo/Idh/MocA family oxidoreductase, with protein sequence MGKVRVGVVGLGIMGRVHTRAYKSHPDAEVVAVCDIDKTKAEAFAREFSVEKVYTDFRKMAEDPELEAVSVTTPDFLHKDPVIAFVEAGKDVLCEKPLATSVSDAEAMVNAAKKAGVKLMVAFHNRWSPPYALLKSRVDAGELGEPIYAYVRLCDTIYVPTKMLSWASKSSVIWFLGSHIVDLVRWIFEKEAVRVYCVKGERVLKNMGVNTEDFFHYIVEFEDGVVASFENSWVLPETMPSIVDFVSRFIFTGGCVYIDTHHHQAMRVYTSEKSEKPDLFGGPFEIHGRLTGFNIRTVWHFIDCIIDDKQPLSTGEDGLAVTRIIEAALKSALEGRPISLV encoded by the coding sequence ATGGGTAAGGTCAGAGTTGGAGTGGTGGGTTTAGGAATAATGGGGCGAGTCCATACGAGAGCTTATAAGAGCCACCCTGACGCAGAAGTCGTAGCGGTTTGCGACATAGATAAAACTAAGGCTGAGGCTTTCGCTAGGGAATTCTCAGTCGAAAAGGTTTATACGGATTTCAGGAAAATGGCTGAAGACCCTGAGCTTGAAGCGGTCTCGGTTACCACACCAGATTTCCTACACAAAGACCCGGTAATAGCGTTCGTCGAAGCCGGTAAAGATGTTTTATGCGAAAAGCCGTTGGCGACTTCTGTTTCCGACGCCGAGGCTATGGTTAACGCCGCTAAGAAAGCAGGTGTTAAACTTATGGTGGCTTTTCACAATAGATGGAGTCCTCCGTACGCTCTCCTTAAATCCAGAGTAGACGCAGGCGAATTGGGAGAACCAATATACGCCTATGTAAGGCTCTGCGATACGATATATGTTCCGACTAAGATGCTCAGCTGGGCTTCTAAATCGTCGGTTATCTGGTTCCTAGGAAGTCACATCGTAGACCTGGTGAGATGGATATTTGAAAAAGAAGCCGTGAGGGTCTACTGCGTTAAAGGAGAACGAGTTCTCAAAAACATGGGTGTGAACACAGAGGACTTCTTCCACTATATTGTCGAGTTTGAGGACGGTGTTGTAGCGTCGTTTGAAAATAGTTGGGTGCTCCCTGAGACCATGCCTTCCATAGTCGACTTTGTAAGTAGATTCATATTCACCGGGGGCTGCGTCTACATAGATACGCATCACCATCAGGCTATGAGGGTCTACACCTCTGAAAAATCTGAGAAGCCTGACCTGTTCGGTGGTCCCTTCGAAATCCACGGTCGCTTAACAGGCTTCAATATCCGGACGGTCTGGCACTTCATCGATTGTATCATCGATGATAAGCAGCCTCTCTCGACTGGAGAAGACGGTCTCGCCGTCACTAGGATAATAGAAGCGGCGTTAAAATCAGCGTTAGAAGGTAGACCGATAAGCCTAGTTTAA
- the twy1 gene encoding 4-demethylwyosine synthase TYW1 has translation MDVPETFRTVLMKQGYRLVGKHSGVKVCEWTRRSLTRGEYCYKQKWYGIESHRCLQCSLALFWCLNRCLYCWRSFKLFLGAEMKVEPDDPEWILEGLIEAQRTLLVGYKGNPKVPRWKWEEAQNPTNLAISLIGESVLYPRLPEFIAVAKERGMNTFLVTKGTYPEMLRKLEVEPTNLYISLCAPDKDTFERLDRPIIPDGWEKQMESLELMRSFNCRKVIRITLVKGYNMHGIDGYARLIAKAEPDYIEPKAYMWVGESRKRLPGEAMPTHEDVIEFAEKLAEETGYKFADFFRPSRVALLSAK, from the coding sequence ATGGATGTCCCGGAGACTTTCAGGACGGTGCTTATGAAGCAGGGATATAGACTCGTCGGGAAACATAGCGGCGTCAAGGTCTGTGAGTGGACTCGTAGAAGTCTAACCCGCGGCGAATACTGTTATAAGCAGAAATGGTACGGGATCGAAAGTCATAGATGTCTTCAGTGCAGTCTGGCGTTATTTTGGTGTCTTAATCGTTGCCTATACTGCTGGAGGAGCTTCAAGTTGTTCTTAGGAGCGGAGATGAAGGTTGAACCAGATGACCCCGAGTGGATACTCGAAGGATTGATAGAGGCTCAGAGGACGCTCTTGGTCGGGTATAAGGGTAACCCTAAGGTTCCACGGTGGAAGTGGGAGGAAGCTCAGAACCCCACGAACTTAGCCATAAGCCTCATAGGGGAAAGCGTCTTGTACCCGCGTCTACCAGAGTTTATAGCTGTAGCTAAAGAACGCGGTATGAACACGTTCCTTGTGACCAAGGGGACATATCCTGAGATGCTTAGGAAACTCGAAGTCGAGCCTACGAACCTCTACATAAGCCTATGCGCACCTGATAAGGATACGTTTGAAAGACTCGATAGACCTATCATACCAGACGGCTGGGAGAAACAGATGGAGAGCTTAGAGCTTATGAGAAGTTTCAACTGCCGTAAAGTGATAAGGATCACCCTGGTTAAAGGCTACAATATGCATGGTATAGATGGATACGCTAGGCTCATAGCGAAGGCCGAGCCGGATTATATAGAGCCTAAGGCTTACATGTGGGTTGGAGAGTCTAGGAAAAGACTTCCAGGCGAGGCTATGCCGACTCACGAGGATGTGATAGAGTTCGCCGAAAAACTAGCTGAAGAAACAGGATATAAGTTTGCAGATTTCTTTAGGCCAAGTAGAGTCGCGTTACTATCGGCTAAGTAA